GTCCAAGTCGTTAAGGATGCAGAAAACCTCATCGCTGGCAAGATTACCATTTCCAGCATTTTGAGTTAACCTTCTTGATTGGTCGTCATTAGTGTTTCCAAGTGAGCCATTGTCGTTAAAAACAACCACGCCTCTTCCACGTGGGGCCACAACCCATTTCTGTCCGCTGTCGTCAATGGCAATGTCTCTAAGCGTGATATTTCCGATTCCAGGAATGGTGTAAGCATACCAATTTCCTGTATTGTCTTTGGCATAAAGCAGTTTTTCGGTTCCCGAACCCGAAACCCAAAGTGTTCCATTTCTCCTGTCTATCTGCAAGCCCGAAATACGAATGTTTCCCGGATTGCCAGGTAAGGCTTGAAATGTGCTATTAAGCGTATCATAAAAGGCGACAAATTGGTCGTCATAATACTCCACCAACCCATTACCGTAAGCAGACGCATACACTCTTCGGCTATCAAAAGGATCTACCAGAACACGATAATAGTCTATCAGATTGTTAGTCTCCTCAAACGAATAGGCGGTAATATTAACCCATTCATTGTTTTTGAAAGTGTACATACCATTTCTGTTATAGGCGTTGGCTTCCGTTTCAGAAACACCTCCAGACGCGACATAGCACCGACCGTCCCAAATGCTGATGCACGTACTGCTTACTGCAGATGGCCCATTTACAGATATAAAACTGAAGGTCAGGTTTTCGGGATGCTTGACCAAACCAGAATATCTATCGGATATCCAGATGTTCAAGTCGTCATCCACGGTGGCGTAGTTGGGAGCCGCATAGCTTCCTCCGCCATAATCATAAGCAAGCCGCAACCTTACATGGTCTGAATTAAACTCGCTAACGCTACCTCCAGCAGAAACCAAAAGCCTTCCATGGGCGTCCTCCAAACTGCGGATATCCTGCTCCTCCATTCCATCAAAACGATTCCATTGTCCGTTGTTTAGATAGTACATGGTATCTAATGCATTCGGCACAGAAAGGTTTACGTAAAGCCTATCATTGAACCACGTGGTTGCGTTATACAGTCCATTCGGAATGGTGTTGAAACGGGTCCAATTCTCATAGTTTGCCAGATTTGGACTGGAAAGTTGCGCGTGATATACACCATCTTCTGTACAAGCAAATATTTCGCTTTCCGAAGTGGCCACATCGTAAACATTCAGCGTGGCTCCGCTCGGACCAATGTAATAGGTGTCTTTTACTTCATGCTTTACAATATCCAATACCACAACCGCGAAGCCACAGGCCAGATACGCGTAATCTCCCTTTATATCTATGTTATTGATCGTTTTGTTCCCTAAGATGGATTTGTCTTTGATGTCTGGCACGTTGATGATCTGTCCATCTTGGATCAGATCAATATTCGTGTTGCTGTAAGCTACAACAAGGGTATTGTTATCATCGCTCCAAGCGATCGATGCGTAGCCAATATCTGAAAGTCCATTCACCTTTGTCAGCCGCTGAATATCTCCATCAGCTTTGGCATATCGGAACAGTCCGTTCTGAGAAGCTGCAAAGATCCAATCGCCTGCATCGGCACACTGAACGCCATCGTTATACGGGAGATGATCGCGCCATTGACCCACGGCCACCTGTGCAAACAGTGGCAAATTGATCAAGGCAATAAGAGGTAAAAGAAATAAGGTACGTGGCATTTGCTTTAGCGATAATGGCAAACAATCAGGAACAAGTATAATGGTTGCAAAGCGAAATAACTCGCCTTTGCCCGATATATTGTGTAAGCTACGGTCAGTCTTCCGGCCAACCGATAACTGCAAGGTCGATCTGACGCTTTTCCAACGATACATTCATCACTTTCACCATCACGGCATCGCCTAGTTTGTAAGAGTTTCCTGTGGTTGAACCTACAACGCTCATCGTGTCTGGCTCGTAATCGTAAAAATCATCTGGAAGGTCTTTCAAACGGATCATGCCTTCGCACTTATTCTCTTTTATCTCCACAAAAATTCCCCATTCTGTCACACCCGAGATCAGTCCTTCGAACTCTTCGCCAATGTGATTCATCAGGTATTTGGCCTGCATGTATTTGGTAGAAGCGCGCTCAGCATCGGTGGCCTTCTTCTCCATTTCTGAACTATGGATGCAAAGGTCTTCGTAGTCTTGCTTGTAGGCTGATTTTCCACCATCCAAATAGCGTTGCAACAATCGGTGCACCATCACATCAGGGTATCTTCTGATTGGCGAGGTGAAGTGGGTATAATAATCGAAACCAAGTCCGAAATGACCAATGTTATCGGTGCTATATTCGGCCTTAGCCATGCAACGGATGGCCATGGTGCTGAGCATGTTTTCCTCACCTTTTCCTTTGATGTCGGTCAATAATTTATTGAGCGATGCGGTCAAAATCCGTCTCGGACCAAGTTCAACCGTGTATTCGAGTTGCGCAGCTATTGTCACAAGCATTTCCAAGCGCTCCTGCACCGGATTGTCGTGAATTCGGTAGACGAATGTCTTCGCCTGACCAGACTTTGGTTTTCCGATAAACGTTGCCACTTGCTTGTTGGCAAGCAGCATGAATTCTTCAATCAGCTTATTGCTGTCCTTGTATTCCTTCAGATAGAGTTCAATCGGGTTTCCTTCGTCATCCAATCGGAATTTCACTTCTTCCTTCTCGAATGCGATAGCTCCATTTTCAAAGCGCTTGGCGCGAAGATGCTTGGCGAGTTCGTGCATCGTCAGCACTTCGTCCTTCAGTGGGCCTTCGCCTCCTTCAATGATCTTTTGAGCATCATCGTAGGTGAAACGTTGGTCTGAATTGATGATGCAACGACCGAACCATTCGTTGATGACGTTGGCTTTCTCGTCCATTTCAAAAACTGCCGAAAAGACCAGTTTTTCCTCGTTTGGACGAAGCGAACATACCTTATTCGAAAGCTTTTCTGGAAGCATCGGTATTACGCGATCAACCAAATAAACAGAGGTTGCTCTGTGAATCGCCTCGTCATCCAGCACGGTTCCGGGCTGCACATAATGCGATACATCTGCAATGTGGACACCTATTTCCCAGTTGCCATTCGGCAGCTTTTGGATGGAGAGCGCATCATCAAAATCCTTCGCATCATCAGGGTCGATGGTAAAGGTGGTAAACTTGCGGAAGTCTCGCCTTTTGGCAATTTCCTCTTTGCTGATCTTCTCAGGTATCTCCTCGGCTTGTCGTTCCACATTGGCAGGGAAACTCAAAGGGAAATCGAACTCGGCCAAGATGGAATGCATCTCGGTTTCCATCTCGCCTGGTCGACCTAGAACCGTGATCACATGTGCGATCGGGTTCTTGGCACGCTCTGGCCACTCGGTCATCTTCACAATCACCTTGTCGCCATCTTTAGCACGGAGCATTTCTCCCAATGGGATAAAGAAATCGACTGGCATCTTCTGATTATCGGGCACCACAAAAGCCACCTTACTGGTGGTATTGATGGTGAGGGTGCCAACAAATGTCTCTTTGGCGCGCTCCACAATTTCCACAATCTCGCCTTCTACCCTGTTTCCATGGTCGGTAGCGTAGGCATGCACTTTTACAATGTCGCCCGGCAACGCCTGACGCACTTTACGTGGCGAAATGTAGATGTCGCGCTCGTAGCCTTCCACGGTAACGTAAGCCGCTCCAGTGCTGGTCATATCCACCTTACCGATCAGTTTCGGTGGTGGCGCGTGTTTCAATCGATACTGTCCTCGCTCTATTTCGCGTAGCTGACCATCATTCTTCATTCGATTGAGGGTCTGAGCAAGTTCATTCCGCTCTTGCGTATCGGTAATACCAATTCGCTTGGCTATTTGCTTGTAATTGAGTGCCCGGTCGGGACTTTTACGCATGGTTTCCAAGATAGGCTCTTGGAAAACTGATATGGATGGGCCGCGTTTTTTGCCTTTTCCTTTCTTATTCTTTTTCAAATTTTCTATTGTAAACAGAGCATTAATACGCTCTTACATTCTTGCCTTCCATATAATTGATGAAGGCTCTATTCACCACGCGATTTCCGCCTGGTGTTGGGTAGTTGCCAGTGAAGTACCAATCGCCCAAATGGTTCGGACAAGCTGAGTGCAATCCTTCGATGGATTGGAAGATGAGCTTCACCTCTGCATTGATGTTCTTTGGCGAAATGATCTCGGCCGATTTATCTGAAAGCTGTTCGGCAGTAAATGGACGATAGATATCCTTTACCACATTTACGGTCTGTTCCAAGGGCAATTCCATTTGGGCCTTTGCCTTCTCGTACACATCATCCAAAATGTTGGTCTGCATGGTGTCTTTCAGCAACTCAACTGCCGCTTTAAAGACCATGAAATCGCCCAACTTGGCCATGTCAATACCGTAGCAATCCGGGTAACGGATCTGTGGTGCGCTGGAAACGATGATGATCTTCTTTGGCCCTAGACGGTCCACAATCCTGAGGATGGATTGCTGCAGCGTTGTGCCTCGAACGATGGAATCATCAATAAGCACCACATTATCTTCTCCACGTTTTACCGTTCCATACGTGATGTCGTACACATGCGAAACGAGGTCATCGCGGTGCACATCGTCCGTAATGAATGTTCGCAATTTGGCGTCCTTAATAGTGAGCTTCTCCACCCGCGCACGCATCGAGAGGATGTCTTTCACCTGTGCGGCATCCAACGAACGTTTTCCCGAAAGGATCATATCGGTCTTCAGTACGTTGATGTAATCCTCCACGCCCTTCACCATTCCGTAAAAGGAGGTTTCGGCTGTGTTTGGGATGAATGAGAAAACGGTGTTTTTCACATCGTAATCCAACTCTTTCAGAACAGGTGCTACAATCAGTCTTCCAAGCTCTTTCCGTTCCTGATAAATGTCTTTATCGCTGCCACGAGAGAAATAAATGCGTTCGAACGAACAGGCCTTTTTCTCCAAAGGCTCGCGGAATTTCTTCTCTCTAACCGTTCCATCTTTCTTGATGATGAGCGCATAGCCAGGCTGAATCTCCTTCACGTCTTCCCATCGAACATTGAAGGCCGTTTGAATGGCCGGGCGTTCGCTGGCTACAACAATCACCTCATCATCCTGATACCAATGTGCAGGGCGGATTCCTGCTGGATCACGCATCACAAATGCGTCTCCATGACCGATCATTCCGGCAATGGCATATCCACCATCCCACTTTTTGGCCGATTCGAACAGAATGCGTTGCACATCTATGTTCTCTGCAATAAGCGGTGTGGCATCTAGTTTAGAATAACCTTTCTGCTTGTAATCGTAATACAAACGGTCGTTCTCTTCATCGAGGAAATGTCCGATCTTCTCCAAAACCGTAACGGTATCTGCTTTCTCTTTCGGGTGCTGACCAATTTCAACCAACTGCTGAAAGAGCTCATCCACATTGGTCATATTGAAATTGCCCGCTAAGACCAGGTTCCGCGTCATCCAGTTATTCTGACGCAGGAAGGGATGACAATGCTCTATGCTGTTTCCGCCAAAGGTTCCGTACCTCAAGTGGCCCAAGAAAAGCTCTCCCGTAAAAGGAAGATTCTGCTTCAACCATTCGGGATCTTGAATATGGTCTGCGTTTACTTTGAATTCTTCCTCAAACCTTCCGTTGATGTGCGCAAACACATCTTTGATTGGCGTGGACGAATTGGAACGGTGGCGACTGATGTAACGCTTTCCGGGCTCCATATCCAACTTGATATTGGCCAAACCAGCACCATCTTGTCCACGGTTGTGCTGTTTCTCCATCAGGAGATACGATTTGTTCAGCCCATAAAAACTCGTTCCGTATTTGTCCTTGTAGTACTGAAGCGGTTTCAGCAAGCGGACCATTGCAATTCCGCACTCGTGCTTTATAGCGTCACTCATGGTGGGTTCCTAAGATGCAAAGGTAACGAAATGAAGATGGGAATGTTCTTGGTTTTGGATAAACGGAACTGTTTTACCTTTAGTCCGAAATGAAGTGGGAACAACGTTTTATCTGTTTGATTTTTTGTGTGTGGTCGGTGACCACACTAGCCCAAAATGCCAAGCTTGACAGCCTGAAGGCTAACTTGGAGAGTGCCCGTACGGATATTTACAAACTGAATGCCCTGAACGAGCTGTGCCTAAACTATCTTTCAATAAACCCAGACACTTCGGAGCTGTACGCGAAACAAGGAATCCGCTTAGCTAAACAACTAGGTTCAAAAACAGAGTTAACACGGGCTATAAGAAACAAGGCAGATGCCATTGCCCGTCAGGGCAAAGACAGCTTGGCGATAAGGATCTATGAAGAAGCCCTTGCAATAGAACCCTCTTCGAATGACAGCGCGCTTAGAGCGAACATATATGGCCAGATGGGAGGTGCGCACTACCATTTGGCCGACTATGATAAAGCCTTGACCGCATTTTTCAGTGCGCTCGAACTACTGAAGTCTGACTCTTTAAAGCAAACAAGGGCAGAAATTCTCAACAACATTGGTAATGTGTACTATTTCGTAAACATGCCAGAGGCGGTAAAGTATTACGAACAGTCACTGCAGATTCATCAGGAGATGGACAACTTGGAGGGCATCGCATCTCAGCTTGGTAATCTTGGGCTCATCTACATCAATACTAAAGATTACGAAAAGGCAATCAGCTATTCAGAACAGTCTCTCAAATATTACCGGAGCCTCGGTAATGACCGGAGCGTTGCCCGTTCTGCCGTAAATCTGGCCTATGCTTACAAAGAAGTGGGAAAAACAGGCTTGGCTCTCAGATACGCTAAAGAATCGCTAGAGATAGCCACGAGGCTGAATGTGGGACGCGCTATCGCCACATCTACCATCATGCTAGGCAATATCTATTTCAAGTTAGAGGATTATGGCGCTGCGATACAGTACTATGATAACGGGTTGAAAATGGTACGTGAATTAGGCATGCGGTCTTACGAATGGGAAACCATGTTTTTTTTGGCTGAATCATATCGACTTACTGGAGAGAAAGACAAGGCTCTTACTCTTTACCCTGAGGTAATCTCTCTTAAAGACAGTATCAATACGCAAGAATTGCTAGCTCTTACGGCTGAGAAAGACGCAAAATATCAATCGCTTCAGAAAGAAGGACAGATCAAACTTTTAACAGCAGAAGCAGCGGTGGCCGATCTGGAACTTCGTAAAGGAGAAACGTACCTGCTTGCCGCAACCATCATCACATTTCTGTTGGGCATTGTTTCTTTGATCGTCTTCTTCTTTTACCGGGTAAGAACACGGGCTAACGTTGCTTTGGAGAAGAAGAACAACGAGATCTCAAAGCAGAAACAAGAAATCGAGGAAAAGAACCTCCACATCACCGATAGTATTCGCTACGCGGAAAGGCTCCAATCTGCCATTCTTCCGAAGGACGAAATGTTTGCCAAGCATTTCTCAGCACATACCATCTTATACAGACCCAAAGACATCGTTTCGGGCGATTTCTATTGGATGGAAAGCCTCCCCCCAAGCCCCTCCTTTGGAGGGGGAGCAATCTGCTATTTGGCTGTGGCAGATTGCACCGGTCATGGCGTTCCGGGCGCCATGGTGAGCATGGTGGGCTTTCAGGGACTGAACAAGGCGGTGTTGGAAGAGAAGCTTACCTCTCCAGCAGCCATTCTACAACGCCTCAGCGACCACGTGGAGGAAGCCTTTGAGAAAAGCGGTGGAAGTGTAAAAGATGGCATGGACATCTGTTTGGTGGCCATCGATACCAAGAAACGGCAGGTGACCTACGCAGGTGCGCACAACGCCCTTTGGATCCTTAGTTCCAAAGAGGAATTGCCGAACGCCAATCTGCGCGAAGAGGAAAACGGCTACCGTATGTTTGAATTGAAGGCCGACAGGCGTTCCATCGGTGGTTTCATGGATGCGGGTTCGTTTAACGAAACAACGGTTGCACTGAATGAAGGCGACCGCCTGTTCCTTTTCTCCGATGGTTTTGCCGACCAGTTCGGTGGGCCGCAAGGCAAAAAGCTTGGCAGCAAACGCATGCGCGACACGGTTCGCGAAATGGCGCTTTCAGGAAACCTAGTCGCCCTCGGAGCCATCTTCGAAGACTGGAAAGGCACAGAAGAACAGGTAGATGATGTAACCGTTATTTCGGTGGCAATCTAAGCTAACACCTCTTCTTCGAGCAAGGCTTCTACCTGCGTATATGGAAGGTCAAACGCATCTGAAACACCTTTATAAACCACTTCTCCTTTCACCACATTGAGACCTTTTTTCAATTCCTCATTATCGGAGCAGGCTTTCTTCCAACCCTTATCTGCTAATTGCAAAGCATACGGTAACGTTGAATTGGTTAACGCGATGGTTGAAGTGCATGGAACAGCTCCGGGCATGTTGGCCACGCAGTAATGCACCACATCATCCACAATGAAGGCAGGATTCTCGTGAGTTGTCGGAACGCAGGTCTCAACACAGCCCCCTTGATCTACGGCCACATCTACGATAACGGTTCCCGGTCGCATGGTCTTTAACATATCCTTGGTAATCAACTTCGGAGCTTTTGCTCCAGGTATAAGCACAGCACCAACGATCAAATCGTGGGTTTGAACAAGTTTTCGGATGTTGTACTCGCTGCTGAACTCCGTTACCACATGGTGCGGCATGATGTCGTTAATTCGTCTCAGACGAGGCAGACTTACATCCAAAATGGTAACATGCGCACCCAAACCGGCTGCCATCTTAGCAGCTTGAACGCCCACAATTCCTCCGCCAAGTATCAGCACTTTTCCTGGCGCAACTCCCGGAACGCCTCCGAGAAGAACACCACGACCTTTAACTGGTTTTTGCAAATAGCGCGCACCCTCTTGAATGGCCATTCTTCCCGCTACTTCAGACATTGGCACCAATAAGGGCAGCGATCTGTCTGCCTGCTCAACGGTTTCGTATGCCAGACACACGGAGCCACTGGCAATCATGGCGTGGGTCAAAGGTTCGCTGGAAGCAAAGTGGAAATAGGTGAAAATGAGTTGGTCTTCACGACATTTAGCATATTCCTCAGCTATCGGCTCCTTCACCTTCATGATCATTTCGGCCGAGGCCCAAACTTCGTCAGCAGTTGCAACAATCTTAGCTCCTACGGTTCGGTAATCCTCATCAGGAAATCCGCTGCCATCGCCTGCAAAGGTTTCTATCAGGACCTTGTGGCCTCTTCGGATGAATTCATGTGCGCCAGATGGCGTTAGTGCCACGCGGCTCTCATTGTTCTTAATTTCCTTAGGGACCCCTATTATCATGATGTTTGGATTTTATTTTTACAAATATTATCCAAATACCCCCTATTCATCAGGGGTTACATCAATAAAAACATAAAAGTTTTACGGAACAGCTGTTGATAACGGGGGTTGGCAGCTACGAAACCTCTTGCCAGCGTTTGACCTTCACCTGATCCTTGATGATCTCTATACTCTGGTTGATCATCTCTACACTCATCTTGTTCAGTTCTTCGTCTTCTTGCTCAAGCAGCATCATGTCCATGGTCACATCGGCCAGTTCGCTGATGACCTTGGTATTCTCTGGACTGCTGATGTCAAGCATCATTCCTTCTACGACCGAGTACGTAATGCTTGCAACCGCCTTTTCGAGTTTGGTAGTAATGGTGCTACCGACCAAGGGAATGGCTGCAATGTCTTTTACCTCCGAATTGTTTCTGACCGCTTCAGACACTTTCCGATTAACATACGTTCGCAATTGCTCCTGATAGCGTTCGTAATGCTGTTCGCTGGCGGTTGTTATTCTGCTCGAAAGCCATTCTACCAATACCTCCTTCTGAGGCCGGATCACTTCCAAAATGATACGACTTGCAACTGGTGTTCCGTGCTTCAGTTCCTCCTGAACACCTTCTAGCACATTGACAACCACACGGTCCGAAATCTCTTCGACCACCACGGCACTGTAACGCAGGTAAATACGGAACAGGTAAGAATCGCGGAGGTTGATAACGCCCATCTTGTGAAGGCGCAAAACCATGCTGCCCACTCGGAAAATTCGCAGTACACGAAACTGACCAAGCGGAATGCAACCCAATACATCGTACCAATGGATGAATGGATAGAAGAACCATTTATGATGATGATTATGATAAACTGCCAAAAACCAACGGATGGAAAACTCCCCAATGAAAATGGACACAAAGAACATATCGTACCAATAGAAATTCTGGTGCAGATGCTTGTCGTACCAAGCGTGAAACGAAGGTGCTTGTTCCAGTAAAAAAGCATTCACAAAGTTGATGGTGAAGTTCCATTCGACCAGAATGTAAAACAGGTTGAGGACCACCAGATTGACCATGAAAAGGTCCACCAGAAAGAGGGCGGTGCCCCGTTCGTCCTTGAATTTTGACCAGTTTATTTTGAGCATGCGGCAAAAGTACCGCGCAAATGACCTTCGACAGTTTTTATGGTTTTTCTATACACTACTTTTCTTACTGATTGACCCCAACCCTTTTTCCGAAAAGCATCTTTCTCATCAGAATGACTCCCAACGCATCCGATCCCAAACCGCGTGATATGATGATCTGGCCCTTGACGGTGATGAATCTGGTGCTTAAAAGAGTCAATCCGCCAAACAGACGTGATTCTGCTGCCGCAGATGACGCATGGAAAACATATAGAATCCGGATTCTTGAAATACTCAACCAACGCGGGGTAGAATATATAGAAACCACCGATCATCAGATCATTGCAGTGGCAGGAAAACCGATGCCCGACAAAAGCAACGTGCAAGGTTTGGTGCTGGCTGCCTTAGAAATTCGTGATTGGCTTGATCGGATGAACAAATTGAACAGTGAAAACCAATATGATTTCAACATAGGAATATACACCGAAAGGGTGGTGGCGGGCATCATTGCCGCGGTTAGAATGCCCTATGATCTGTATTCACACGCCCTCAACGAGGCAGCAAGGATCTGCCAATGTTCCAAGCACGGAACGGTAACCGTATCAGAATACACCCATGCCTGTTTATCGACTGCATTTGAGTGCCATCATTCTGGCGGCTTGGTGCCTTTAGAGCGAATTCACAAACCTATCAGACGACTTCTTCGCGAAGCGAGCAGAAATACGCGAGCTGACGATGCTTGTCCTATAAACCTCTACGAAGTGCGCTCGGTAAAACATCCAAAGCATTGACTAAAGATCAATGTTCCAAATGGTTCCAACCCTGCGCCCTTAGTGGAATGATCTGGTCGTGCGAAACCATGTTGTAACCATCGCCCTTATCGGTAATGTGACCAATGACACGAATGGCCGGATTGTCCTTGATCCGTTGGTAATCTTTCAGATCAACCGTAAAAAGCAGTTCATAATCTTCACCTCCATTTAGCACACATGTAGTGGTGTCGAGATTCAATTCTTCGGCTGCAATGGCGGTTGTATGATCAACAGGAAGTTTCTCAATGTAAATGCGACAACCGACTCCACTTTGAGTACAGATATGCATCAGGTCTGAACTCAATCCGTCTGAAATATCGATCATAGAGGTTGGAACAACTTTTTCGAGTTCGAGAATGTCGATGATATCGGCCCGTGGTTCGGGTTTCAACTGACGTTCCAGCACATAATCGTGACCTGTAAGGTCTGGTTGTATCTCTGGGTTTTCCTTGAAAATTGCTTTCTCTCGTTCAAGCAATTGCAGGCCGAGATAAGCCGCGCCCAAATCGCCCGAAACGCAGATAAGATCGGTTTCTTTTGCTCCGTTCCTGTAGGCAATGACCTCTTCCGTGGCTTCGCCAATGGCTGTAATGCTGAGCGTTAGTCCGGATAGCGAAGTGGTGGTATCTCCACCCACGAGGTCGACATTGTATTTATCGCAGGCGAGAAGGATTCCCGTGTAGAGTTCATCAACCGCCTCTAAGGGAAAACGGCTGGAAAGACCGATGGAAACGGTGATCTGCGTTGGTTTTCCGTTCATGGCGTAGATGTCGGAAAGGTTGACGGCCACGGCTTTGTAGCCCAAATGTTTGAGCGGCACATAGCTCAGGTCGAAATGGATTCCTTCCAAGAGAAGGTCGGTGGAAATGAGTGTTTTTACTTTTCCCGTTCCGAGCACGGCAGCATCATCGCCAATTCCTTTGACGGTGCTTTTCTGTGTGAGTTCTACACTTTGCGCAATGCGATCAATAAGGCCGAATTCGCCCAGATCGCTTAGTTCTGTTCTGTCTTTGTCTTCAAGCATGGCGCGAAGGTCGTAAATGGAACGCTATATTAATGGAACACGGATGACGCGGATTGAACGGTTCTGAACTGATAGGAATATTAGAACAAAAAAGGGGCGTATTTCCATACGCCCCTACTTGGTGTTCTATCAATATTGGGCGAAGCCCAGTGAGAATCAAACCTTACCCAATTTCTTGCGCTCGTGCTCTTTCAGGAATGTCTTTCTGAGACGGATGGATTGTGGCGTTACTTCCACGTACTCATCTGCCTGAATGTATTCCAAAGCCTCTTCGAGTGAGAATTTGATAGCTGGTGCCATTCTGATCTTCTCGTCTGCACCTGAAGAGCGCATGTTGCTCATCTTCTTGGTTTTGGTCAGATTCACGATCATATCGCCAGCACGGGTGTTTTCTCCAACCACTTGTCCTTCGTAGATCGCAGTTCCTGCTTCGACAAAGAATTTACCTCTGTCTTGCAAGTTGCTCAGCGTGTAAGGAATGGCTTCGCCTGGTTCCATAGATATAAGCGAACCGTTCTGACGACCAGGAATTACTCCTTTATAAGGTTGGTATTCCTTGAAACGGTGGCTCATGATGGCTTCACCCGCAGTTGCTGTAAGAAGTTGATTTCTCAACCCGATGATTCCCCTAGATGGAATGGTGAATTCGAGCAACATACGGTCGCCTTTCGGTCCCATGTTCACGATCTCACCTTTTCGGTTGGTCACCATTTCCACGGCTTTTCCGTGTACTTCTTCTGGAATATCGATGGTCAGGTCCTCAACTGGTTCGCACTTCACACCATCAATTTCTTTGATGATAACCTGTGGTTGACCAATTTGAAGCTCATAGCCTTCTCTCCTCATCGTTTCAATCAATACGGAAAGGTGTAGAACACCGCGTCCGTAAACTTGGA
The nucleotide sequence above comes from Flavobacteriales bacterium. Encoded proteins:
- the rnr gene encoding ribonuclease R, whose translation is MKKNKKGKGKKRGPSISVFQEPILETMRKSPDRALNYKQIAKRIGITDTQERNELAQTLNRMKNDGQLREIERGQYRLKHAPPPKLIGKVDMTSTGAAYVTVEGYERDIYISPRKVRQALPGDIVKVHAYATDHGNRVEGEIVEIVERAKETFVGTLTINTTSKVAFVVPDNQKMPVDFFIPLGEMLRAKDGDKVIVKMTEWPERAKNPIAHVITVLGRPGEMETEMHSILAEFDFPLSFPANVERQAEEIPEKISKEEIAKRRDFRKFTTFTIDPDDAKDFDDALSIQKLPNGNWEIGVHIADVSHYVQPGTVLDDEAIHRATSVYLVDRVIPMLPEKLSNKVCSLRPNEEKLVFSAVFEMDEKANVINEWFGRCIINSDQRFTYDDAQKIIEGGEGPLKDEVLTMHELAKHLRAKRFENGAIAFEKEEVKFRLDDEGNPIELYLKEYKDSNKLIEEFMLLANKQVATFIGKPKSGQAKTFVYRIHDNPVQERLEMLVTIAAQLEYTVELGPRRILTASLNKLLTDIKGKGEENMLSTMAIRCMAKAEYSTDNIGHFGLGFDYYTHFTSPIRRYPDVMVHRLLQRYLDGGKSAYKQDYEDLCIHSSEMEKKATDAERASTKYMQAKYLMNHIGEEFEGLISGVTEWGIFVEIKENKCEGMIRLKDLPDDFYDYEPDTMSVVGSTTGNSYKLGDAVMVKVMNVSLEKRQIDLAVIGWPED
- a CDS encoding amidophosphoribosyltransferase, which translates into the protein MSDAIKHECGIAMVRLLKPLQYYKDKYGTSFYGLNKSYLLMEKQHNRGQDGAGLANIKLDMEPGKRYISRHRSNSSTPIKDVFAHINGRFEEEFKVNADHIQDPEWLKQNLPFTGELFLGHLRYGTFGGNSIEHCHPFLRQNNWMTRNLVLAGNFNMTNVDELFQQLVEIGQHPKEKADTVTVLEKIGHFLDEENDRLYYDYKQKGYSKLDATPLIAENIDVQRILFESAKKWDGGYAIAGMIGHGDAFVMRDPAGIRPAHWYQDDEVIVVASERPAIQTAFNVRWEDVKEIQPGYALIIKKDGTVREKKFREPLEKKACSFERIYFSRGSDKDIYQERKELGRLIVAPVLKELDYDVKNTVFSFIPNTAETSFYGMVKGVEDYINVLKTDMILSGKRSLDAAQVKDILSMRARVEKLTIKDAKLRTFITDDVHRDDLVSHVYDITYGTVKRGEDNVVLIDDSIVRGTTLQQSILRIVDRLGPKKIIIVSSAPQIRYPDCYGIDMAKLGDFMVFKAAVELLKDTMQTNILDDVYEKAKAQMELPLEQTVNVVKDIYRPFTAEQLSDKSAEIISPKNINAEVKLIFQSIEGLHSACPNHLGDWYFTGNYPTPGGNRVVNRAFINYMEGKNVRAY
- a CDS encoding tetratricopeptide repeat protein; amino-acid sequence: MTTLAQNAKLDSLKANLESARTDIYKLNALNELCLNYLSINPDTSELYAKQGIRLAKQLGSKTELTRAIRNKADAIARQGKDSLAIRIYEEALAIEPSSNDSALRANIYGQMGGAHYHLADYDKALTAFFSALELLKSDSLKQTRAEILNNIGNVYYFVNMPEAVKYYEQSLQIHQEMDNLEGIASQLGNLGLIYINTKDYEKAISYSEQSLKYYRSLGNDRSVARSAVNLAYAYKEVGKTGLALRYAKESLEIATRLNVGRAIATSTIMLGNIYFKLEDYGAAIQYYDNGLKMVRELGMRSYEWETMFFLAESYRLTGEKDKALTLYPEVISLKDSINTQELLALTAEKDAKYQSLQKEGQIKLLTAEAAVADLELRKGETYLLAATIITFLLGIVSLIVFFFYRVRTRANVALEKKNNEISKQKQEIEEKNLHITDSIRYAERLQSAILPKDEMFAKHFSAHTILYRPKDIVSGDFYWMESLPPSPSFGGGAICYLAVADCTGHGVPGAMVSMVGFQGLNKAVLEEKLTSPAAILQRLSDHVEEAFEKSGGSVKDGMDICLVAIDTKKRQVTYAGAHNALWILSSKEELPNANLREEENGYRMFELKADRRSIGGFMDAGSFNETTVALNEGDRLFLFSDGFADQFGGPQGKKLGSKRMRDTVREMALSGNLVALGAIFEDWKGTEEQVDDVTVISVAI
- the ald gene encoding alanine dehydrogenase, which encodes MIIGVPKEIKNNESRVALTPSGAHEFIRRGHKVLIETFAGDGSGFPDEDYRTVGAKIVATADEVWASAEMIMKVKEPIAEEYAKCREDQLIFTYFHFASSEPLTHAMIASGSVCLAYETVEQADRSLPLLVPMSEVAGRMAIQEGARYLQKPVKGRGVLLGGVPGVAPGKVLILGGGIVGVQAAKMAAGLGAHVTILDVSLPRLRRINDIMPHHVVTEFSSEYNIRKLVQTHDLIVGAVLIPGAKAPKLITKDMLKTMRPGTVIVDVAVDQGGCVETCVPTTHENPAFIVDDVVHYCVANMPGAVPCTSTIALTNSTLPYALQLADKGWKKACSDNEELKKGLNVVKGEVVYKGVSDAFDLPYTQVEALLEEEVLA
- a CDS encoding adenylate/guanylate cyclase domain-containing protein, whose translation is MMIWPLTVMNLVLKRVNPPNRRDSAAADDAWKTYRIRILEILNQRGVEYIETTDHQIIAVAGKPMPDKSNVQGLVLAALEIRDWLDRMNKLNSENQYDFNIGIYTERVVAGIIAAVRMPYDLYSHALNEAARICQCSKHGTVTVSEYTHACLSTAFECHHSGGLVPLERIHKPIRRLLREASRNTRADDACPINLYEVRSVKHPKH